From the Clavibacter phaseoli genome, one window contains:
- the aroA gene encoding 3-phosphoshikimate 1-carboxyvinyltransferase, with the protein MEIFRYSGPTFSPYDDDRTHAPVPTDDGPWAAPAADGPLDATVPLPGSKSLTNRELVLSALADSPSTLRAPLRSRDTRLMVEALRALGTVIEEVDGDGAFGPDLRITPAELAGGITIECGLAGTVMRFLPPVAALALGPVSFDGDPSARRRPMSGTIEALRALGVDVNDDGRRALPFSLYGTGEVPGGEIAIDASASSQFVSGLLLAAPRFTQGLRLRHTGRTLPSMPHIEMTIRTLADRGVVVESPEPGLWIVPSSPIAGREVRIEPDLSNAAPFLAAAIVAGGRVSIPGWPEETTQVGADLEHLLPRFGATVTREAGALVVDGGPGLAAGGRIPGIDLDLSTGGELAPALVALAALADGPSRITGIGHLRGHETDRLAALAAEITGLGGSVTELEDGLAIAPAALHGGPWRAYEDHRMATAGAIVGLAAPGVEIDDIGTTAKTLPEFPELWLGPLLGRAPRAAVDPLALGGITGPGAAGGLGGLL; encoded by the coding sequence ATGGAGATCTTCAGGTATTCCGGTCCGACCTTCAGCCCGTACGACGACGACCGGACCCATGCGCCCGTGCCGACGGACGACGGGCCCTGGGCGGCGCCCGCGGCGGACGGGCCGCTCGACGCGACCGTGCCGCTCCCGGGATCCAAGAGCCTGACGAACCGCGAGCTGGTGCTGTCCGCCCTCGCCGACTCCCCCTCGACGCTCCGCGCGCCGCTGCGGTCGCGCGACACCCGCCTCATGGTGGAGGCGCTGCGGGCCCTCGGCACCGTGATCGAGGAGGTCGACGGCGACGGCGCGTTCGGGCCCGACCTGCGCATCACCCCGGCGGAGCTCGCGGGCGGGATCACCATCGAGTGCGGCCTCGCCGGCACCGTGATGCGCTTCCTGCCGCCCGTCGCCGCTCTCGCCCTCGGTCCCGTCTCCTTCGACGGCGACCCGAGCGCGCGCCGCCGCCCCATGTCCGGCACGATCGAGGCGCTCCGGGCCCTCGGGGTCGACGTCAACGACGACGGCCGCCGCGCGCTGCCCTTCAGCCTCTACGGGACCGGGGAGGTGCCGGGCGGCGAGATCGCCATCGACGCGTCCGCCTCCAGCCAGTTCGTCTCCGGCCTGCTGCTCGCCGCGCCCCGGTTCACCCAGGGGCTCCGGCTCCGGCACACGGGTCGGACGCTGCCGAGCATGCCGCACATCGAGATGACGATCCGCACGCTCGCCGATCGCGGCGTCGTGGTCGAGAGCCCGGAGCCCGGCCTCTGGATCGTGCCCTCCTCCCCCATCGCGGGCCGCGAGGTGCGCATCGAGCCCGACCTCTCCAACGCCGCGCCGTTCCTCGCCGCGGCGATCGTCGCCGGCGGCCGCGTGTCCATCCCCGGCTGGCCCGAGGAGACGACGCAGGTCGGCGCCGACCTCGAGCACCTGCTGCCGCGGTTCGGCGCCACCGTCACCCGCGAGGCGGGCGCGCTCGTGGTCGACGGCGGCCCGGGCCTCGCCGCGGGCGGACGCATCCCCGGCATCGACCTCGACCTCAGCACCGGCGGCGAGCTGGCGCCCGCGCTGGTCGCGCTCGCGGCCCTCGCCGACGGGCCCAGCCGCATCACGGGCATCGGGCACCTGCGCGGCCACGAGACGGACCGGCTGGCGGCGCTGGCGGCCGAGATCACCGGGCTCGGCGGATCCGTCACCGAGCTCGAGGACGGCCTCGCTATCGCGCCTGCCGCGCTGCACGGCGGCCCGTGGCGCGCCTACGAGGACCACCGCATGGCGACCGCGGGCGCGATCGTCGGCCTGGCCGCCCCGGGCGTCGAGATCGACGACATCGGCACGACCGCGAAGACGCTGCCCGAGTTCCCCGAGCTGTGGCTCGGCCCGCTCCTCGGCCGCGCGCCGCGCGCCGCCGTCGATCCCCTCGCGCTCGGCGGGATCACCGGGCCGGGCGCCGCGGGCGGCCTCGGCGGCCTCCTGTGA
- the rsgA gene encoding ribosome small subunit-dependent GTPase A, which translates to MSWLADPEQDDGVWDAYDESSVRVRPNPKGNKPRSKQRPGHTDAVEGRVLTVDRGRFGVLVGEDTPDEHTLTATRARELGKKAVVTNDRVDIVGDTSGDEGSLSRIVRIAPRRTLLRRSADDSDAVERVIVANADQMLIVVAAAEPEPRARLVDRYLVAAFDAGIQPILCITKSDVADPAPFAAHFRVLDVPIVLSRSDDVPLDELRALLADRTTVAVGHSGVGKSTLVNALVPDAKRATGVVNQVTGRGRHTSSSTVSMRVETGDGGHGWIIDTPGVRSFGLGHVDPANILRSFASYAHLPEGEPPGGIPLTEAHDWEIVDRVEAGELGDAGRERLHSLQHLVANRSDAAKGDQADR; encoded by the coding sequence GTGAGCTGGCTCGCGGATCCCGAGCAGGACGACGGCGTCTGGGACGCCTACGACGAGTCCTCGGTGCGCGTGCGCCCCAACCCCAAGGGCAACAAGCCGCGCAGCAAGCAGCGCCCCGGCCACACCGACGCCGTCGAGGGCCGCGTGCTCACGGTCGACCGTGGCCGCTTCGGCGTGCTCGTGGGCGAGGACACGCCCGACGAGCACACGCTGACCGCCACGCGCGCGAGAGAGCTCGGCAAGAAGGCGGTGGTCACCAACGACCGCGTCGACATCGTGGGCGACACCTCGGGCGACGAGGGCAGCCTGTCGCGCATCGTCCGCATCGCCCCCCGGCGCACGCTGCTGCGCCGGAGCGCCGACGACTCCGACGCCGTCGAGCGCGTGATCGTGGCGAACGCCGACCAGATGCTCATCGTCGTCGCGGCCGCCGAGCCCGAGCCGCGCGCGCGCCTGGTGGACCGCTACCTGGTGGCGGCCTTCGACGCCGGGATCCAGCCGATCCTCTGCATCACCAAGTCGGACGTCGCCGACCCCGCGCCCTTCGCCGCGCACTTCCGCGTGCTCGACGTGCCCATCGTGCTGAGCCGTTCCGACGACGTCCCGCTCGACGAGCTGCGCGCGCTGCTGGCCGACCGCACGACCGTCGCCGTCGGCCACTCCGGCGTCGGCAAGTCCACGCTCGTGAACGCGCTCGTGCCGGACGCCAAGCGCGCCACGGGCGTCGTCAACCAGGTCACCGGGCGCGGCCGCCACACGTCGAGCTCCACCGTCTCCATGCGCGTCGAGACGGGCGACGGCGGCCACGGCTGGATCATCGACACCCCGGGCGTGCGCTCGTTCGGGCTCGGGCACGTGGATCCGGCGAACATCCTCCGCTCGTTCGCCAGCTACGCGCACCTGCCCGAGGGCGAGCCGCCGGGCGGCATCCCGCTCACGGAGGCGCACGACTGGGAGATCGTGGACCGGGTCGAGGCGGGCGAGCTCGGGGACGCCGGGCGCGAGCGGCTGCACTCGCTCCAGCACCTCGTCGCCAACCGGTCGGACGCGGCGAAGGGCGACCAGGCCGATCGCTAG
- a CDS encoding inositol monophosphatase family protein: MASEPLHSLSSDLRLARELADMADAISLDRFRSADLAIETKADSSWVTDADTSVERAIRAGIADSRPHDSVLGEEYGTSGSSSRQWIVDPIDGTSNFARGVPVWGTLIALAVDGVPVVGVVSAPALGRRWWGATGLGAYVDDTLGQATTSQERRIRVSDVDRLEDASMSVAGVQRWRDANRLDELIDLSGRVKRSRDFGDMWAYMLLAEGLLDIAGEHDLKPYDMAALIPVIEEAGGRFTSIDGEAGPWHGSALATNGRLHDAVLAVVAR; this comes from the coding sequence GTGGCCTCCGAACCCCTGCACTCCCTGTCGTCCGACCTGCGGCTCGCCCGGGAGCTCGCCGACATGGCCGACGCGATCTCGCTCGACCGCTTCCGCTCCGCCGACCTCGCCATCGAGACGAAGGCCGACTCCAGCTGGGTCACCGACGCCGACACGTCGGTCGAGCGCGCGATCCGCGCCGGCATCGCCGACAGCCGCCCGCACGACAGCGTGCTCGGCGAGGAGTACGGCACGTCCGGCTCGTCGTCCCGGCAGTGGATCGTGGACCCCATCGACGGCACCTCCAACTTCGCGCGCGGCGTGCCCGTCTGGGGCACGCTCATCGCGCTCGCGGTGGACGGCGTGCCCGTGGTCGGCGTCGTCAGCGCGCCCGCGCTCGGCCGCCGCTGGTGGGGCGCGACCGGCCTCGGCGCCTACGTCGACGACACGCTCGGGCAGGCCACCACCTCGCAGGAGCGCAGGATCCGGGTCTCGGACGTCGACCGGCTCGAGGACGCCTCGATGAGCGTCGCCGGCGTGCAGCGCTGGCGTGACGCCAACCGGCTCGACGAGCTCATCGACCTCTCGGGACGCGTGAAGCGCTCCCGCGACTTCGGCGACATGTGGGCCTACATGCTGCTCGCCGAGGGACTCCTCGACATCGCGGGCGAGCACGATCTGAAGCCCTACGACATGGCCGCGCTCATCCCCGTGATCGAGGAGGCGGGCGGCCGGTTCACGTCGATCGACGGCGAGGCGGGGCCGTGGCACGGATCCGCGCTCGCCACCAACGGGCGCCTCCACGACGCCGTGCTGGCGGTCGTCGCGCGCTGA
- a CDS encoding MFS transporter has protein sequence MTGRTTAGTTPTSTPTPTDDQDRTRWQAFWVCVGVAALTILDLSKVNVGLPSIEESLGAGSTDLQLIVAGYALAFGLALVPAGRLGDIRSRRLMFVVGLSSFTIASLLCAIAPDVKTLVVARILQGVAAGIQMPQVLGLIQQLFQGEERARAFGLFGAVVGISTAFGPTLGGLLIQLGGPEDGWRLLFWMNIPLGIVAIAFALKLLPRRQARPQAKTGLDPVGVVLLAIATFSLMLPFVLTTGGPDDDPLRWIWLAGAVVAAALFVAWERRYERSGKSPVVHFALFKLSSYRNGILIATAYFAAIPAVFLLTTLYLQQGLGLAPVFAGMVSIPFALSSAVTAWIGGRLVSRLGRQLVVIGLAIVAVGITLLLLAAVLTPQEATPWAMAAAMLVAGVGAGFVISPNQTLTLAEIPVTEGGVAGSMAQVGQRVGTAVGVAAASATFFSTLYAEATGGGDASLAVYHDGFRNGFLVTIALVAVALTLGLVDLGQRRRRRQRAATA, from the coding sequence ATGACCGGACGCACCACCGCGGGCACGACCCCGACCTCGACCCCGACCCCGACCGACGACCAGGATCGCACCCGCTGGCAGGCCTTCTGGGTGTGCGTCGGCGTCGCGGCGCTCACGATCCTCGACCTCTCGAAGGTCAACGTCGGGCTCCCGTCGATCGAGGAGTCCCTCGGCGCCGGATCCACCGACCTGCAGCTCATCGTCGCCGGCTACGCCCTCGCGTTCGGCCTGGCCCTCGTGCCCGCCGGCCGCCTCGGCGACATCCGCAGCCGCCGGCTCATGTTCGTGGTCGGCCTCAGCTCCTTCACCATCGCGAGCCTCCTGTGCGCCATCGCGCCGGACGTGAAGACCCTCGTGGTCGCGCGGATCCTGCAGGGCGTGGCCGCCGGCATCCAGATGCCGCAGGTGCTCGGCCTCATCCAGCAGCTCTTCCAGGGCGAGGAGCGGGCGCGCGCGTTCGGCCTGTTCGGCGCCGTGGTCGGCATCTCCACCGCGTTCGGGCCGACGCTCGGCGGCCTGCTGATCCAGCTCGGCGGCCCCGAGGACGGCTGGCGCCTGCTGTTCTGGATGAACATCCCGCTCGGCATCGTCGCCATCGCGTTCGCGCTCAAGCTGCTGCCGCGACGGCAGGCGAGGCCCCAGGCGAAGACGGGCCTCGACCCCGTCGGCGTCGTCCTCCTCGCGATCGCCACGTTCTCGCTCATGCTGCCGTTCGTGCTCACGACGGGCGGGCCCGACGACGACCCGCTGCGGTGGATCTGGCTCGCCGGCGCCGTCGTCGCCGCGGCGCTCTTCGTCGCCTGGGAGCGACGCTACGAGCGGTCGGGCAAGTCACCCGTCGTGCACTTCGCGCTCTTCAAGCTCTCCTCGTACCGCAACGGGATCCTCATCGCTACCGCGTACTTCGCCGCGATCCCCGCGGTGTTCCTGCTCACGACGCTGTACCTCCAGCAGGGGCTCGGCCTCGCGCCGGTGTTCGCCGGCATGGTCAGCATCCCGTTCGCGCTGTCGTCGGCCGTGACCGCGTGGATCGGGGGCCGCCTCGTCTCGCGGCTCGGCCGCCAGCTGGTCGTGATCGGGCTCGCGATCGTCGCGGTCGGCATCACGCTGCTGCTCCTCGCCGCGGTGCTCACGCCGCAGGAGGCGACGCCCTGGGCGATGGCCGCGGCCATGCTCGTCGCGGGCGTCGGGGCGGGCTTCGTGATCTCGCCGAACCAGACGCTCACGCTCGCCGAGATCCCTGTGACCGAGGGCGGCGTCGCCGGATCCATGGCGCAGGTCGGCCAGCGCGTCGGCACGGCCGTGGGCGTCGCGGCCGCGTCGGCCACCTTCTTCAGCACGCTCTACGCCGAGGCCACCGGCGGCGGCGACGCGAGCCTCGCGGTGTACCACGACGGGTTCCGCAACGGCTTCCTCGTGACGATCGCGCTGGTGGCGGTGGCCCTCACGCTCGGGCTGGTCGACCTCGGCCAGCGCCGTCGTCGCCGGCAGCGCGCCGCGACCGCCTGA
- the smpB gene encoding SsrA-binding protein SmpB translates to MPRERGEKVVATNRKARHDYTIESTYEAGLVLTGTEVKSLRQGRASLVDGYAFVDGGEAWLDAVHIPEYNQGTWNNHPVRRKRKLLLHKEQILKIHSKVKEGGFTVVPLQLYFVDGRAKVELAIAKGKKEYDKRQTLRERQDKREADRAMSSHRRLGE, encoded by the coding sequence GTGCCCAGGGAACGTGGCGAGAAGGTGGTGGCGACCAACCGCAAGGCGCGCCACGACTACACCATCGAGTCGACCTACGAGGCCGGCCTCGTGCTCACGGGCACCGAGGTCAAGTCCCTCCGGCAGGGGCGCGCCTCGCTCGTCGACGGCTACGCGTTCGTCGACGGCGGCGAGGCGTGGCTGGATGCGGTGCACATCCCGGAGTACAACCAGGGCACCTGGAACAACCACCCGGTGCGCCGCAAGCGCAAGCTCCTCCTGCACAAGGAGCAGATCCTCAAGATCCACTCCAAGGTCAAGGAGGGCGGCTTCACGGTCGTCCCGCTCCAGCTCTACTTCGTCGACGGCCGCGCGAAGGTCGAGCTCGCCATCGCGAAGGGCAAGAAGGAGTACGACAAGCGCCAGACGCTGCGCGAGCGCCAGGACAAGCGCGAGGCGGACCGGGCGATGTCGTCCCACCGCCGCCTCGGCGAGTAG
- the ftsX gene encoding permease-like cell division protein FtsX, with protein MRLGLVLSEVGHGLRRNVSMVVSVVLVTFISLTFVGAAVLLQMQIGQMKNYWYDRAQVAIDFCTDTSVPSETCVNGKATQEQIDAVQQQLDSDTLAPFIDKYYFEDQDTAYKNFQEQFKGDPVTELVQPEFLNEAFWVNLKDPSKSDILSDSLSGLAGVENVTDQRQYLDQIFSILNAASLTAVGIAGLMLVAAALLIATTIRLSAFSRRRELGIMRLVGASNRFIQTPFILEGVFAALIGSVLASAATVALVRFFVQGFLSTRLTSISLVNMDDALLVVPILLGVGVVLAAVSANFAISRYLRI; from the coding sequence ATGAGACTCGGACTCGTCCTCTCCGAGGTCGGCCACGGCCTCCGTCGGAACGTCAGCATGGTCGTCTCGGTCGTGCTCGTCACCTTCATCTCGCTCACGTTCGTGGGCGCCGCCGTCCTGCTGCAGATGCAGATCGGCCAGATGAAGAACTACTGGTACGACCGCGCCCAGGTCGCGATCGACTTCTGCACCGACACGTCGGTGCCGAGCGAGACCTGCGTCAACGGCAAGGCCACCCAGGAGCAGATCGACGCGGTCCAGCAGCAGCTCGACAGCGACACGCTCGCCCCGTTCATCGACAAGTACTACTTCGAGGACCAGGACACGGCGTACAAGAACTTCCAGGAGCAGTTCAAGGGCGATCCGGTCACCGAGCTGGTGCAGCCCGAGTTCCTCAACGAGGCGTTCTGGGTGAACCTCAAGGACCCGTCGAAGTCCGACATCCTCAGCGACAGCCTCTCCGGGCTCGCCGGCGTCGAGAACGTGACCGACCAACGGCAGTACCTCGACCAGATCTTCTCGATCCTCAACGCCGCCAGCCTCACCGCCGTCGGGATCGCCGGGCTCATGCTCGTCGCGGCCGCCCTGCTGATCGCCACCACGATCCGCCTGTCCGCGTTCTCGCGGAGACGGGAGCTGGGCATCATGAGGCTGGTCGGGGCGTCGAACCGCTTCATCCAGACCCCGTTCATCCTCGAGGGCGTGTTCGCTGCCCTCATCGGATCGGTGCTCGCCAGCGCGGCGACGGTGGCGCTCGTGCGGTTCTTCGTCCAGGGGTTCCTGAGCACGCGGCTCACATCGATATCGCTCGTGAACATGGACGACGCGCTGCTCGTGGTGCCGATCCTCCTCGGCGTCGGCGTGGTGCTCGCGGCGGTCTCCGCCAACTTCGCGATCAGCCGGTACCTGCGGATCTGA
- the ftsE gene encoding cell division ATP-binding protein FtsE: MIRFDHVSKVYPGNPRPALSSVDLEILRGEFVFLVGASGSGKSSFLRLVLKEDRPTNGTIHVLGQQLNQLSSRKVPYYRRSLGVVFQDFRLLPNKSVFDNVAFTLQVIGKSRGFIQEAVPDVLAMVGLQGKEQRLPHELSGGEQQRVAIARAVVNKPAVLLADEPTGNLDPLTSAGIMQVLERINANGTTVIMATHDSGIVDQMQKRVIELIGGEVVRDEVGGQYQTSAIDLPRTAENPVGVNPEHPPVAAPTPVFVPAAPLPAPVRPAAPAEPANAAERREQAKRDKQRRADEKARAKEEATREAAAAKAAKKAPKKPAKDAVVAAAAPAAAPAPAADAVPIVPASAPDRVAERTPAAQPALDAGSDRASRPDAPAYAPSAFAEAARVDPVPEREVERERPAPAPAAEERREPAPARPEPTAPEPVRPERSVEPTPSRAVPVIRDEAPPVDDGPPAAPTPPSRRNGGGAAPAAPSTGSIRRLPEGTGVIRLPDLSDGQGGSAPADGRDDAELAELGLAEKLGLRARGESPDDTGAQDVGPTR, encoded by the coding sequence ATGATCAGGTTCGACCACGTATCCAAGGTGTATCCCGGCAACCCCCGACCGGCGCTGAGCTCCGTCGACCTCGAGATCCTCCGGGGGGAGTTCGTCTTCCTCGTCGGCGCGTCCGGGTCCGGCAAGTCCAGCTTCCTGCGTCTCGTGCTCAAGGAGGATCGGCCCACGAACGGGACGATCCACGTCCTGGGCCAGCAGCTGAACCAGCTGTCGAGCCGCAAGGTCCCTTACTACCGGCGCAGCCTGGGGGTGGTGTTCCAGGACTTCCGGCTGCTCCCGAACAAGTCGGTCTTCGACAACGTCGCCTTCACGCTCCAGGTGATCGGCAAGTCGCGCGGCTTCATCCAGGAGGCCGTCCCGGACGTGCTCGCCATGGTGGGCCTCCAGGGCAAGGAGCAGCGCCTCCCGCACGAGCTCTCCGGCGGCGAGCAGCAGCGCGTGGCCATCGCCCGCGCCGTGGTCAACAAGCCGGCCGTGCTCCTCGCGGACGAGCCCACGGGCAACCTGGACCCGCTGACCAGCGCGGGCATCATGCAGGTGCTCGAGCGGATCAACGCCAACGGCACCACCGTGATCATGGCCACCCACGACTCCGGCATCGTCGACCAGATGCAGAAGCGCGTCATCGAGCTGATCGGCGGCGAGGTCGTCCGCGACGAGGTCGGCGGCCAGTACCAGACCTCCGCCATCGACCTGCCGCGCACGGCCGAGAACCCGGTCGGCGTGAACCCCGAGCACCCGCCCGTGGCCGCGCCGACGCCCGTGTTTGTGCCCGCCGCGCCGCTCCCGGCCCCCGTGCGTCCCGCCGCTCCGGCGGAGCCCGCGAACGCCGCGGAGCGTCGCGAGCAGGCCAAGCGCGACAAGCAGCGCCGCGCCGACGAGAAGGCGCGCGCCAAGGAGGAGGCGACCCGCGAGGCCGCCGCCGCCAAGGCCGCCAAGAAGGCGCCGAAGAAGCCCGCGAAGGACGCCGTGGTTGCGGCCGCCGCTCCCGCAGCCGCGCCCGCGCCGGCCGCCGACGCCGTCCCGATCGTGCCGGCCTCCGCGCCCGATCGCGTCGCCGAGCGCACGCCTGCGGCGCAGCCCGCCCTCGACGCCGGGTCCGACCGCGCATCCCGTCCTGACGCCCCGGCCTACGCCCCGTCGGCGTTCGCCGAGGCGGCGCGCGTGGATCCCGTCCCCGAGCGCGAGGTCGAGCGCGAGCGTCCGGCCCCGGCCCCGGCCGCGGAGGAGCGCCGCGAGCCCGCCCCGGCGCGCCCCGAGCCGACCGCGCCCGAGCCCGTCCGTCCCGAGCGATCCGTCGAGCCGACGCCCTCGCGCGCCGTGCCCGTCATCCGCGACGAGGCGCCGCCCGTCGACGACGGCCCGCCCGCCGCGCCCACGCCGCCGAGCCGGCGCAACGGCGGGGGAGCGGCCCCCGCGGCCCCGAGCACCGGATCCATCCGACGGCTCCCCGAGGGCACCGGCGTGATCCGCCTGCCCGACCTGTCCGACGGCCAGGGCGGATCCGCGCCCGCCGACGGACGCGACGACGCCGAGCTCGCCGAGCTCGGCCTGGCCGAGAAGCTGGGCCTCCGCGCCCGCGGCGAGTCGCCGGACGACACCGGCGCACAGGATGTGGGGCCCACGCGATGA
- the prfB gene encoding peptide chain release factor 2: MIDQDFSSRITELRDTYSNIRSVVGVERLQQEVEELSAQAGEPDLWDDTEKAQKVTSDLSHRQSELKRIDELQRRLDDLDVLVEMAKDDEESAEEAVVELEGITKIMDELEVQTLLNGEFDPRPAVVTIRAGAGGVDAADFAEMLMRMYLRWAEQHDYSATVLDTSYAEEAGIKSATFEIDAPYAFGTLSVEAGTHRLVRMSPFNSAGKRQTSFAAVEVVPLIEQTESIEIPENDMRVDVFRSSGPGGQSVNTTDSAVRITHLPTGIVVTCQNEKSQIQNRAAALRVLQSRLLLVQREQEAATKKELAGNITASWGDQMRSYVLAPYQMVKDLRTEHEVNNPSNVFDGDLDGFISAGIRWRKSPDRA; encoded by the coding sequence ATGATCGACCAGGACTTCTCTTCGCGGATCACAGAATTGCGCGACACCTACTCCAACATCCGCTCGGTCGTCGGCGTCGAGCGCCTGCAGCAGGAGGTCGAGGAGCTGAGCGCCCAGGCGGGCGAGCCGGACCTCTGGGACGACACCGAGAAGGCGCAGAAGGTCACGAGCGACCTGAGCCACCGCCAGTCCGAGCTCAAGCGCATCGACGAGCTGCAGCGCCGCCTCGACGACCTCGACGTGCTCGTCGAGATGGCCAAGGACGACGAGGAGTCCGCCGAGGAGGCGGTCGTCGAGCTCGAGGGCATCACCAAGATCATGGACGAGCTCGAGGTGCAGACGCTCCTCAACGGCGAGTTCGACCCTCGCCCCGCGGTGGTCACGATCCGCGCGGGCGCCGGCGGCGTCGACGCGGCCGACTTCGCCGAGATGCTCATGCGCATGTACCTGCGCTGGGCCGAGCAGCACGACTACTCCGCGACCGTGCTCGACACGTCCTACGCGGAGGAGGCGGGCATCAAGTCGGCGACCTTCGAGATCGACGCGCCCTACGCGTTCGGCACGCTCTCCGTCGAGGCCGGCACGCACCGCCTCGTGCGCATGAGCCCCTTCAACTCCGCCGGCAAGCGCCAGACGTCGTTCGCCGCCGTCGAGGTCGTGCCGCTCATCGAGCAGACCGAGTCGATCGAGATCCCCGAGAACGACATGCGGGTGGACGTCTTCCGCTCGTCCGGCCCCGGCGGCCAGTCCGTCAACACGACCGACTCGGCGGTGCGGATCACCCACCTGCCCACCGGCATCGTCGTCACCTGCCAGAACGAGAAGAGCCAGATCCAGAACCGCGCCGCCGCCCTCCGGGTGCTGCAGTCGCGCCTGCTCCTCGTCCAGCGCGAGCAGGAGGCGGCCACCAAGAAGGAGCTCGCGGGCAACATCACCGCGAGCTGGGGCGACCAGATGCGCAGCTACGTGCTCGCGCCGTACCAGATGGTCAAGGACCTCCGCACGGAGCATGAGGTGAACAACCCGTCCAACGTGTTCGACGGCGACCTCGACGGCTTCATCTCCGCGGGGATCCGCTGGCGGAAGTCGCCCGACCGCGCCTGA
- a CDS encoding MFS transporter: MSTPDAPFSLRAVALPALLPALLFSIGEGAIIPIIPIVAGSLGASLAIAAFIGGMIMLGELVGDIPSGSVVSRIGERTAMIGAAFVSIGGLVLCLLAPNPLVLGVGVFLIGVSTAVFALARHAFMTSFVPQAYRARALSTLGGTFRAGYFVGPFLAAGVIHLTGASQSAFVIHIVACLAAAVTLIVLPDPMDVVRRNRAADLQSAAPATAGEPQDDESVAATAGAAPPARESAGLARTLWRFKGVLVKLGSGAALIGAMRAGRGVLLPLWAVSIGISDANTALIIGIAGGVDFALFYASGQIMDRFGRLWSAVPSMVGLGIGYLVLALTPDLPTSVQWFIGVAMFMSVANGVGSGILMTLGADLAPREDPAPFLGAWRFTGDAGSAASPLLIAALTSAASLAVASGVMGVLGLIGAGILVRYVPRYVPRKPRPTA, translated from the coding sequence ATGTCGACCCCGGATGCTCCCTTCTCCCTCCGCGCGGTGGCGCTCCCGGCGCTGCTGCCCGCGCTCCTCTTCTCCATCGGCGAGGGGGCGATCATCCCCATCATCCCGATCGTCGCCGGCAGCCTCGGCGCCTCGCTGGCGATCGCCGCGTTCATCGGCGGCATGATCATGCTCGGCGAGCTGGTGGGCGACATCCCGAGCGGATCCGTGGTGAGCCGCATCGGCGAGCGGACCGCCATGATCGGCGCGGCCTTCGTCTCCATCGGCGGCCTGGTGCTGTGCCTCCTCGCGCCGAACCCGCTCGTGCTCGGCGTGGGGGTGTTCCTCATCGGCGTCTCGACGGCCGTGTTCGCGCTCGCCCGGCACGCGTTCATGACGAGCTTCGTGCCGCAGGCGTACCGCGCCCGCGCTCTGTCGACGCTCGGCGGCACGTTCCGCGCCGGCTACTTCGTGGGGCCGTTCCTGGCCGCCGGCGTGATCCACCTGACGGGCGCCTCGCAGTCGGCGTTCGTGATCCACATCGTCGCGTGCCTCGCGGCCGCCGTGACGCTCATCGTGCTGCCCGACCCGATGGACGTCGTGCGCCGGAACCGCGCGGCCGACCTGCAGAGCGCCGCGCCCGCGACGGCCGGCGAGCCGCAGGACGACGAGTCCGTGGCCGCGACCGCGGGCGCCGCTCCCCCGGCCCGCGAGTCGGCCGGCCTCGCGCGCACGCTGTGGCGGTTCAAGGGCGTGCTCGTGAAGCTCGGCTCCGGCGCGGCCCTCATCGGCGCGATGCGCGCGGGCCGCGGCGTGCTCCTCCCCCTGTGGGCCGTGAGCATCGGCATCTCCGACGCGAACACGGCGCTCATCATCGGCATCGCGGGCGGCGTGGACTTCGCCCTCTTCTACGCGAGCGGCCAGATCATGGACCGGTTCGGCCGCCTCTGGAGCGCCGTGCCGTCGATGGTCGGGCTCGGGATCGGCTACCTCGTGCTCGCGCTCACGCCGGACCTGCCGACGAGCGTGCAGTGGTTCATCGGCGTGGCCATGTTCATGTCGGTCGCGAACGGCGTGGGCTCGGGGATCCTCATGACCCTCGGCGCCGACCTCGCCCCCCGCGAGGACCCGGCCCCCTTCCTCGGCGCCTGGCGCTTCACGGGCGACGCCGGCAGCGCCGCCTCCCCGCTCCTCATCGCCGCCCTCACCTCCGCCGCGTCGCTCGCCGTCGCCAGCGGCGTGATGGGCGTGCTCGGGCTCATCGGCGCCGGGATCCTCGTGCGGTACGTGCCGAGGTACGTGCCGCGGAAGCCACGGCCGACGGCCTGA